The proteins below come from a single Neospora caninum Liverpool complete genome, chromosome IX genomic window:
- a CDS encoding putative structural maintenance of chromosome domain-containing protein: MYIKEVTIRGFRTYRHSTTIRFSPGYNCIVGTNGSGKSNVLLAIAFALGEGGHSSAERRMLLHEGVNERVPDGSVEVLLSNADRRLCMYDADEVQIRRVFSATTDDSFVQGKRVSKSGLQQLLECAGFARGRAGPAASIASTSTAYFIQQGRIVQIALQSAAERLALIQHVAGGASFDTKTREIETLIRVGATEAGRIETQVKEIGEKLAEMASERRELKECVHLEEQKEKIDYVLAEVAWREASSCLETHARSCAEQMTRIEALEERLEGAESLREELEKQHELLKTQLARQAAVRDEAANAQTELRAEEEKLRLEVDLWEKKEGAAAKGDGEREEQLQQLTAQLQVAETKLTDELRPSLEATQKKYQETQERLQKAQQRLTTLQCRRGILAARLGGEATSCDARRDSSRKRKPTGPAGGAKETPFCSDADVQREIQQAEHLGKEETEMIKTFKAKIEALTHERTELEAERDASQQAQARAGQELRETEAAQRELSKAFEEALEELRTQQAQLGELLQEHTVAKDALESSEDRFWHQFRTDVREGLQAALAFARSRGWAGRPPEDSPQEASHAPGSGPSAGENSGEETSALPVPAGMLLDFIDVASEYRRAVEAVAAHALTAFVVPDTRAAEELLTFLKNRKTRSCASSLFGRRSRDNEGDERRREEKGLSDGKPSVSITVVPLKEVAQVQRQKEEQARSKARRKWIRTLAEEGKCMPVVECVDIQFPSSSSASCSDDEPRGDGPTELVSAYLRSVLGRAVLVPSLAATDDGLVPSLHDKGLDCVTVDGDVAFASGVVRGGGVLAPFLASAPEDNHGRDLWSSQPPCGKLQAYRNLRQRKDQLERLARQIEEKRKRVAEVEGRHDAFIEREQILCEARARCHATLEEAVASRQQAESRLRATQGLLAAVEEGARQASQRVHGIKTLIQNLRRESVSPDTTSGLSAAEEQEAARLPAEIRALEKEMALLKDEAEHKERAVREASSEIDFHLRKQIERLERESARGRTSEAQERRKEVEEQLAAVSRRMLQEEEVGRKCGRRLRILEEELEEKEGELTLAEKQRQGIVAQIDDALKSLQMSKRAAESAQRAKDDAEALLATTGAAAAAAPDVADLRLVSSRELTSKLSAVKKKLEAYSHVNRRAVDQFANLQDDFTALQQRESRQRDTQDAIREQLHILVRRKKKAVLASFHRVNEEFQKIFSTLVPGGRAEMVSLCVLPPGVGILPQILQHALLPDSNSGCFEDDATSRKARDEKNGQAVGAPSRARRSADSQGGEGNRQARGGRESGDEVESSKARKGEDERQDDEAGSSLIGVDIRAAFSDAGVLAASSTRSDLDAKGKRRLAHENGDGRREKDGRTHGVNQLSGGQKSLVSLALLLALQRVSCCLSTSTSSDASDEDIKETPGGVLLLDEVDAALDESHRRAAAQALAQTARRRISQVILTTFRPELLSPADSLFHISQENRVSYVEEIDLRAAMEILQEHQGEEMALHDDARSRMDRENARLRGPPLAFPALPAH, from the exons ATGTACATCAAGGAGGTGACAATTCGCGGTTTCCGCACATACCGCCATTCGACGACTATCCGGTTTTCTCCCGGCTATAACTGCATTG tcggGACCAATGGCAGTGGAAAGTCGAACGTTTTGCTCGCGATTGCCTTCGCGCTAGGCGAGGGCGGCCATTCctcggcggagaggcgcatgcTCTTGCAC GAAGGAGTAAACGAACGCGTTCCGGATGGTTCTGTGGAAGTCCTGCTCTCCAACGCGGATCGACGGCTCTGTATG TACGATGCCGACGAGGTACAGATTCGCCGGGTCTTCAGCGCCACAACGGACGACAGCTTCGTCCAGGGCAAACGCGTCAG CAAGTCTGgtctccagcagctgctggagtGCGCCGGCTTTGCGCG AGGTCGCGCTGGCCCCGCCGCATCGATCGCCTCGACGTCAACTGCCTATTTCATTCAACAAGGGCGGATCGTCCAAATCGCGCTTCAGTCCGCAGCGGAGCGACTCGCGCTGATTCAGCACGTCGCCGGGGGGGCGTCGTTCGACACAAAAACGCGGGAAATCGAGACGCTCATTCGCGTGGGCGCGACGGAGGCTGGACGCATCGAGACGCAGGTGAAGGAAATCGGCGAGAAACTCGCGGAGATGGCGAGTGAAAGGCGAGAGCTCAAGGAGTGCGTCCACCTcgaggagcagaaagagaaaatcGACTATGTTCTCGCTG AAGTGGCGTGGCGCGAAGCCTCGAGCTGTCtggagacgcatgcgcggTCGTGCGCGGAGCAGATGACGCGGATTGAAGCTCTCGAGGAGCGCTTGGAAGGCGCTGAGAGTCTCCGGGAAGAGCTGGAGAAGCAACACGAACTGCTGAAGACGCAACTCGCCCGGCAAGCAGCTGTgcgcgacgaggcggcgaaTGCGCAAACGGAACTGCgtgcggaagaagagaagctgaGGCTTGAAGTGGACTtgtgggagaagaaggaaggcgcagcggcgaaaGGCGACGGGGAGCGCGAGGAGCAGCTCCAGCAACTGACGGCGCAGCTGCAAGTCGCGG AAACCAAGCTCACAGACGAActtcgcccgtctctcgaGGCGACCCAGAAAAAGTATCAAGAGACCCAAGAGCGACTCCAAAAG gcgcagcagcggcTGACCACCTTGCAGTGCAGGCGTGGCAtcctcgccgcgcgcctcggaggcgaggcgacttCATGCGACGCACGGCGGGATTCGTCTCGGAAACGCAAACCGACGGGGCCTGCCGGAGGAGCAAAGGAGACGCCGTTCTGTTCCGACGCCGACGTGCAACGCGAGATCCAGCAGGCCGAACACCTcggcaaagaggagacagaaatgATCAAAACGTTCAAAGCGAAG ATCGAAGCGTTAACGcacgagagaacagaactTGAAGCAGAACGCGACGCTTCCcagcaggcgcaggcgagagccgGCCAGGAGctgagggagacagaagccgcGCAGCGAGAGCTCAGCAAG GCCTTTGAGGAAGCGCTGGAGGAGCTTCGCACGCAGCAGGCTCAGCTGGGCGAGTTGCTTCAGGAGCACACAGTGGCGAAAGACGCTCTGGAGAGTTCGGAAG atcgcTTTTGGCACCAGTTCCGGACGGATGTCCGCGAAGGTTTGCAGGCCGCGCTTGCCTTTGCGCGCAGCAGGGGATGGGCTGGTCGCCCGCCGGAGGATTCTCCCCAGGAGGCGTCGCACGCCCCCGGCTCTGGGCCTTCGGCTGGGGAGAACAGTGGCGAGGAGACTTCAGCGCTCCCAGTGCCCGCAGGCATGCTCCTCGATTTCATCGAC GTCGCCTCGGAGTACCGGCGGGCCGTCGAGGCCGTTGCCGCGCACGCACTGACGGCGTTTGTGGTTCCGGAcacgcgcgccgccgaggagcTTTTGACGTTCTTGAAAAATCGCAAGACGCGGTCGTGCGCGTCCTCCTTGTTCGGCCGAAGAAGCCGGGATAACGAAGGGGacgagcggcgacgcgaagagaaaggcctGTCGGACGGAAAACCGAGTGTCAGCATCACCGTTGTGCCCCTGAAGGAAGTGGCCCAGGtgcaaagacagaaagaagaacaggcGCGCAGCAAAGCGCGACGGAAGTGGATTCGCACACTcgcagaagaaggcaaaTGCATGCCCGTCGTCGAG TGCGTGGACATTcagttcccttcttcgtcctctgcgtCATGCTCCGACGATGAACCACGCGGGGATGGCCCCACCGAGTTGGTGTCGGCTTATCTTCGGAGTGTCTTGGGACGCGCGGTTTtggtgccttctctcgcggcgacgGACGACGGGCTAGTCCCCAGCCTTCACGACAAAG GCCTCGACTGCGTCACTGTGGATGGCGACGTCGCGTTTGCCTCTGGAGTCgtccgaggcggcggcgtcCTGGCGCCTTTCCTTGCGTCGGCTCCAGAAGACAATCACGGTCGGGACCTGTGGAGCTCTCAGCCTCCTTGTGGGAAACTCCAGGCCTATCGCAA tttgcggcagagaaaggacCAGCTCGAACGGCTTGCGCGGCAAAtcgaggagaagcgaaagcgcGTCGCAGAAGTCGAAGGG cgacaTGATGCCTTCATCGAGAGGGAGCAGATCCTCTGTGAAGCGCGGGCGCGTTGCCACGCGACGCTGGAGGAGGCCGTGGCTAGCAGGCAACAAGCGGAGAG TCGGCTCCGAGCGACACAAGGCCTCCTCGCAGCGGTCGAAGAAGGAGCTCGCCAGGCCTCCCAGCGCGTGCACGGAATCAAGACTCTGATTCAAAA CCTTCGTCGCGAAAGCGTCTCGCCAGACACTACGTCGGGTCTCTCGGCGGCCGAGGAGCAAGAGGCAGCGCGTTTACCCGCAGAGATTCGCGCCCTCGAGAAGGAGATGGCTCTGCTGAAGGACGAGGCCGAACACAAGGAGAGAGCCGTTCGCGAGGCTTCCTCGGAAATCGACTTCCACCTGAGAAAACAAATTGAAAGG CTCGAGCGAGAATCGGCGCGCGGCCGCACGTCGGAGGCtcaggaaagacggaaagaggtGGAGGAGCAACTGGCGGCAGTCAGTCGGCGCATGCTTCAG GAGGAAGAAGTTGGCCGCAAGTGTGGGCGCCGCCTGCGTATTCTTGAG GAAGAGctcgaagagaaggaaggcgagctgACGCTGGCAGAGAAGCAACGCCAGGGCATAGTCGCGCAGATCGACGACGCCCTCAAGAGTCTCCAAATGAGCAAGCGCGCGGCGGAAAGTGCCCA ACGAGCAAAAGACGACGCTGAAGCACTCTTGGCCACAaccggcgcggcggcggccgcggcgcctgACGTCGCGGACTTACGACtggtctcttctcgcgaatTGACGTCCAAGCTCAGTGCCGTCAAAAAA aAACTCGAGGCGTATTCACACGTGAATCGGCGGGCCGTCGACCAGTTCGCGAACCTCCAAG ATGACTTCACGGCTCtccagcagcgagagagtcgaCAGCGCGACACTCAAGACGCCATCCGCGAGCAGTTGCATATCTTGGtccggcggaagaagaaggcagttCTTGCTTCCTTCCACCGCGTGAATGAAGAGTTTCAGAAGATCTTCTCGACGCTGGTCCCGGGCGGTCGGGCGGAAATGGTGAG CCTCTGCGTTCTGCCTCCCGGTGTCGGTATTTTGCCTCAGATTCTCCAGCATGCGCTGTTGCCCGACAGCAACAGCGGATGCTTCGAAGACGATGCCACCAGTAGGAAGGCcagggacgagaagaacggacaGGCTGTGGGGGCGCcgagccgcgcgcgccggaGCGCAGATTCgcaaggcggcgaaggcaaccgacaagcgagaggcggcagagagagcggagacgaggtGGAGAGCTCGAAGgcgcggaaaggcgaggacgaaaggcaagacgacgaggcaggcTCTTCGCTCATTGGCGTGGACATTCGAGCGGCTTTCTCCGACGCGGGAGTCCTGGCTGCCTCGTCGACGCGCAGCGACCTTGACGCGAAAGGGAAGCGCCGTCTCGCGCatgagaacggagacggaagaagggagaaagacggcaGAACTCACGGCGTGAACCAACTCTCAG GCGGTCAGAAGTcgcttgtctccctcgcgctcctcctGGCTCTCCAGCGCGTCTCGTGCTGCCTGTCGACCTCCACGTCTTCCGACGCGTCTGATGAAGACATCAAGGAGACGCCGGGGGGTgtccttctcctcgacgAAGTCGACGCCGCCCTGGACGAGAGTCACCGACGCGCGGCTGCCCAGGCGCTGGCCCAGACCGCTCGTCGGAGGATTTCCCAGGTTATTCTCACCACCTTCAG gcCTGAACTGCTTTCTCCTGCGGACTCCCTCTTCCACATCAGTCAAGAGAACCGCGTTTCGTACGTCGAAGAAATTGACTTGAGGGCTGCGATGGAAATCCTGCAAGAGCACCAGGGAGAGGAGATGGCCTTGCACGACGACGCGAGGAGCCGGatggacagagaaaacgcaagaCTGCGCGGCCCGCCTCTAGCGTTTCCGGCGCTCCCAGCGCACTAA